In Phocoena phocoena chromosome 8, mPhoPho1.1, whole genome shotgun sequence, the following are encoded in one genomic region:
- the LOC136126579 gene encoding glycine N-phenylacetyltransferase, translating into MFHLQGPQLLQMLEKSLRKSLPESLKVYGTVFHMNQGNPFKLKALVDRWPDFNTVVIRPQEQDMADDFDHYTNSYQIYSKDLKNCQESLSTSDVINWKQHLQIQSSQSSLDEVIRNLATTKFVEVKQTQCILYVMSETARKLLPSLPETKNLSAGYGRPKAINQEMFKLSSLDPIHAAMVNKFWHFGGNERSQRFIERCIRTFPTFCLLGPEGTPVSWSLMDQTGEVRMGATLPEYRGQGLVSHMLFVHSHALDKLGFPVYNHTDRANKIVQKISHSLQHVPMPCDWNQWNCVPL; encoded by the exons GTTTATGGGACCGTCTTCCACATGAATCAGGGAAACCCATTCAAGCTAAAGGCCCTGGTGGACAGGTGGCCTGATTTTAATACAGTGGTTATCCGCCCTCAGGAGCAG GATATGGCAGATGACTTTGATCACTACACCAACAGCTACCAAATCTATTCTAAGGACCTCAAGAACTGTCAAGAATCCCTTAGCACATCAGACGTCATCAACTGGAAACAACATTTGCAGATCCAAA GTTCACAGTCCAGTCTGGATGAGGTGATACGGAATCTTGCAACCACTAAATTCGTTGAGGTCAAGCAAACACAATGCATTCTCTATGTGATGTCTGAGACAGCGAGGAAACTTCTTCCTTCCCTGCCGGAGACAAAGAACTTATCTGCTGGATATGGCAGACCCAAAGCCAT TAACCAAGAGATGTTTAAACTCTCATCCCTGGATCCTATCCATGCTGCCATGGTGAATAAATTCTGGCATTTCGGTGGCAATGAGAGGAGCCAGCGGTTCATCGAGCGCTGTATCCGGACCTTCCCCACCTTCTGCCTGCTGGGGCCTGAGGGGACCCCTGTGTCCTGGTCCCTGATGGACCAGACAGGAGAGGTGCGGATGGGGGCCACCCTGCCTGAGTACCGGGGCCAGGGTCTCGTCTCCCATATGTTGTTTGTCCACAGCCATGCTCTGGACAAACTCGGCTTCCCCGTATATAACCATACAGACAGAGCCAACAAAATCGTACAGAAAATTAGTCACAGTCTGCAACATGTCCCCATGCCCTGTGATTGGAACCAGTGGAACTGTGTGCCTCTGTGA